The following is a genomic window from Methylomarinum vadi.
ACAATACCGTTTCATCGGCACCGGCATGATTGGCCTCTATCTTGGCCAAGATGTGGTTCAGATAGTTAAGGCTCTTGATTCTCGGGTCCAATCCATCGGCCGCCAGTCTTCTCACCGATGAAACGATCAATCGCGCGCCCCGTTCCCGGCTTTGTTGCCCAACCAGATCGAGTTGATCGGCGACGATAATCACGTTCGGAGTCCCGCAGCCTTGCGGATTCAGGCCCAACAGGCCTGCCCCGCGCGTCACCATTAACCGAATGTAGCCGGAATCGTGGTTGCTGGCCGTGATCATTCGTTCGACGGCGACGGTCAGTTCAGTTCGGCTATAGGGGATTTGTAAATCGATCGCGCGCGCCGAAAGCTCCAGCCGTTGCAAATGCCGCCGCAGACGAAATGCCCGCCGGCGATAAAAGCGAATGCCTTCGAAAACGCCGTCGCCGTAAAGCAAGCCGTGATCGTTGACCGGAATGGCGGCTTCCGCCAACGGCATTATCCTGCCATTCAACCAACAAAGCGCCTGTTCAAGCATGTAATTCCCCTTTGAGCACCGTCGTCGCCCGGCCTTGCAACATGACCCGGTCGCCCGCGAGTTTGACGCCGACCGCGCCGCCTCTCGCAGAAGCCTGATAGCCGGACAATTGCGTTTTGTTTAGTATCTCGCCCCAATAAGGTCCAAGATAGCAGTGCGCGGAGCCGGTGACCGGATCTTCCGAAATGCCCGATTGGGGGGCGAAAAAGCGCGACACGAAATCCCAGTCGGCGCCTTCTTCCGCCTGCGCCGTCACAACGACGCCGCGCGGCGCCAAGTGGCGTATTTTGCCGTGATCCGGCGCCAGTCGTTCAACCGTCTCGGCGTCGGGCAGCACCAGAATCAAATCGTCGCGGCTGCGCAACGCGGCAACGATTTCCGCCCCGATCGCCTCGCAAAATTCGGGCATCGGCTCGGCCGGCTCCGCCGAAACCTTCGGAAAATCGAGACAGATCGCCTCGCCCTCGCAATGCGCCGTCAGATCGCCGCTGCGGGTACGGAATGTCACGTCATTTGCCGTCACGCCGCACTCGCTACGCAGCACATGCGCCGCCGCCAGGGTCGCGTGGCCGCAGAGGTCGACTTCGACGGTCGGCGTAAACCAGCGCAGCGCCCAGAGATTGACGCTAACAGGGCGTAGAAACGCGGTTTCCGAGAGATTCATTTCGGCGGCGACATTCTGCATCCAGCGTTCGTCCCGATACGCCTCCAGCAAGCAAACCGCCGCCGGATTGCCGCCGAAAGGCCTGTCGCTGAACGCATCGATAATATAAAGCGGTGTTTTCGTAGCCATAATTTACTCCTTGATCGAGTGCATTACTTTAAACTAAGATGCCGTCAGCATTACAGATGCAACATTCAATAAAAATACCGATACAGTTGCCGTCATTACTGCACTGTATCGCTAGTCAACCTGCCGATCTGTACCGGAAAAACGATGACGTTACTCTACGAAAACATTGCCGAACACCTGCTCAAAGCGATCGAGCAAGGGGTTTACCGTCCGGGTGAACGTTTACCCAGCGTCCGACAACTGAGCCAGAGCCATCAAATCAGCACGGCCACGGCCGTATCGGCTTTGCGTCATCTGGAAGATCACGGTCATATCGAAGCCCGGCAACGATCGGGCTACTATGTGCGCCCCCGCACCCGTTCGCATTTGCAAGAACCGGCATTGTCCGCCCCCTCCGGCGAACCGTCTCGAGTCACCGGGCAAGAACTCGTCCTGCACCTGGTCAAGGCCGCCAACAACCCACGATTCATTCAGTTGGGCGCTGCGGTGCCATCCCCCTCCTTCCTGCCGACGCAAAAAATCGAACATATGCTCGCCGCATGTTCCAGGCGTTACCGCAACCGTATAACCGGTTACGAATTTCCGCCCGGCGCGCCGGAACTGAGACGCCAGATCGCCAAGCGCATGTCGGAAAACGGTTGCCCGATCAACCCCAACGAAATCATCATTACCAGTGGCTGTCAGGAGGCGATCACGCTGGCGCTACGGGCCGTCACCGTTCCCGGCGATATCGTTGCGATCGAATCGCCGACCTTTTACGGACTGTTGCAAATTATCGAATCCCTGGGATTGAAGACCATCGAAATTCCGACCCATCCGCGCGAGGGCATTGCCCTGGACGCCCTGCAGCTGGCCTGCGAACAATGGCCGATCAAGGCCTGTATCGTCGTGCCCAACTACAGTAATCCACTGGGTTACTGCATGTCCGACCAACGTAAACGCCAGTTGATCGAGCTGGCGAACCGCCAACGCATCCTGGTGATCGAGGACGACATTTACGGCGATTTAGGGTTCAGCCTGCAACGGCCGACGCCGGTCAAAAGCGTCGATAACGAAGATCGCGTCGTGTATTGTTCGTCCTTCTCGAAATCGTTGTCGCCTGGGTTACGCATCGGTTGGACCGCCCCCGGCCCGGCCTTGCTGGAAAAAATTGAATACCTGAAATATGTGACCAATCTGGCGACACCGACCCTGCCGCAACTGGCGGTCGCCGAATTCTTGCGACATGGCGGCTACGACCGCCATCTGCGCCAGGCAAGAAGCCGCTATCTGCAAGCCGTCGAACGCATGACGGCGGCGGTGGCCGCCAGTTTTCCGGCCGGCACGCGAGTCACGCAGCCTGCCGGCGGCTTCGTGCTGTGGCTGGAACTGCCCGCCGAGGTCGATGCGATAGCATTGACCCAACAGGCCTTGGCCTTAGGCATCAGCATAGCGCCGGGGCCGATTTTTTCGGCGACGCAAAAATACCGTCACTTCATTCGCCTGAGTTGTGCCTGCGATTGGGACGAACGGGTGGACGAGGCATTGGTAACATTGGGACAACTCATCACCCGCATGGCGGAAAAATGATCGTTATTCGTAGATTGGTAGATACTTATCCAAAAAACGCAAAAAAGCCGTTTTCCGAAGTAACGACGAATATTTCTTCGTTCCCCATTTATCTTGCGGGATCTTGTGAGAGGCAAAGGCGTCGAGCGTGTTCAATATTTTGTTTCCCGGCCGTTCAGAGAGCTCTCTGATGAGCGTCTAAAAAGGCCCTGCGATGATGAGCGGCGTATTGCAATCCTTCGGCTAAAAAATTTGGCATTTCGGTCCTGAGTGACGGAAAAGTAATCTTATAAGGGCCTTTGGCGCCACATATGTTGTTGCCGATGCTTCGGAATGACTTCTGCTTCATGAATAACCGATTATCGGCGCAGTTCTTCGACAGCCGAAGAAATGACGCGGGCCGAAGAGCGGATCAACAGCAATACCAAACCGATTGCCACCGCAATGTCGGGCCAACCTGAACCGGTAAACCAAACGGCGCCGGCCGCCACGAAAACCGACAGATTGGCCGCGATGTCGTTGCGCGAGCACTCCCAAACCGAACTCATATTGACGTCTTCGTGGCGATGCCGCCAAAGCAGGAAAAGACAAACGCCGTTGGCCAGCAAACCGAGCAGGCTGAACCCTCCCATCACTTCGAAGATGGGCACACTGGGAACATAGAGCTTGTAGATAATCTGGGCGATAACTGCGACGCCAGCCAATCCGATCAGCAAGCCTTTGAACAAGGCGACCTTGGCCTTGAC
Proteins encoded in this region:
- a CDS encoding PhzF family phenazine biosynthesis protein; amino-acid sequence: MATKTPLYIIDAFSDRPFGGNPAAVCLLEAYRDERWMQNVAAEMNLSETAFLRPVSVNLWALRWFTPTVEVDLCGHATLAAAHVLRSECGVTANDVTFRTRSGDLTAHCEGEAICLDFPKVSAEPAEPMPEFCEAIGAEIVAALRSRDDLILVLPDAETVERLAPDHGKIRHLAPRGVVVTAQAEEGADWDFVSRFFAPQSGISEDPVTGSAHCYLGPYWGEILNKTQLSGYQASARGGAVGVKLAGDRVMLQGRATTVLKGELHA
- a CDS encoding aminotransferase-like domain-containing protein, producing the protein MTLLYENIAEHLLKAIEQGVYRPGERLPSVRQLSQSHQISTATAVSALRHLEDHGHIEARQRSGYYVRPRTRSHLQEPALSAPSGEPSRVTGQELVLHLVKAANNPRFIQLGAAVPSPSFLPTQKIEHMLAACSRRYRNRITGYEFPPGAPELRRQIAKRMSENGCPINPNEIIITSGCQEAITLALRAVTVPGDIVAIESPTFYGLLQIIESLGLKTIEIPTHPREGIALDALQLACEQWPIKACIVVPNYSNPLGYCMSDQRKRQLIELANRQRILVIEDDIYGDLGFSLQRPTPVKSVDNEDRVVYCSSFSKSLSPGLRIGWTAPGPALLEKIEYLKYVTNLATPTLPQLAVAEFLRHGGYDRHLRQARSRYLQAVERMTAAVAASFPAGTRVTQPAGGFVLWLELPAEVDAIALTQQALALGISIAPGPIFSATQKYRHFIRLSCACDWDERVDEALVTLGQLITRMAEK
- the ilvE gene encoding branched-chain-amino-acid transaminase codes for the protein MLEQALCWLNGRIMPLAEAAIPVNDHGLLYGDGVFEGIRFYRRRAFRLRRHLQRLELSARAIDLQIPYSRTELTVAVERMITASNHDSGYIRLMVTRGAGLLGLNPQGCGTPNVIIVADQLDLVGQQSRERGARLIVSSVRRLAADGLDPRIKSLNYLNHILAKIEANHAGADETVLLNAQGRVAEGTADNIFIVRGGTLMTPPCSEGALEGITRELILASAEELGIPHQITPLGVYDLYAADECFLTGTGAEMIPVASIGNRRVGQCPGPLFERLQRGFHEAIAAECGGIVP
- a CDS encoding cation transporter, translated to MAGCCDNHCSLERMRERQRGTLQIVLAINAAMFFVIAGAALYGNSTSLLADSLDNLGDALTYGLSLYAVTREATVKAKVALFKGLLIGLAGVAVIAQIIYKLYVPSVPIFEVMGGFSLLGLLANGVCLFLLWRHRHEDVNMSSVWECSRNDIAANLSVFVAAGAVWFTGSGWPDIAVAIGLVLLLIRSSARVISSAVEELRR